Proteins encoded by one window of Candidatus Nitrosocosmicus hydrocola:
- a CDS encoding manganese catalase family protein: MFLSVKRIPHMIPPADKPDPKAAQALQEGLGGQFGEMRTMMQYFFQNMNFRGDAKPYQDLLRSMATEEMGHVEQITNTINVLLEGSSNNTDQPNELPLSIALEAPNIHHFLVAAQSARPVDAAGNPWTASYVYDSGNLVLNMLYNLMLEATGRLQKCRLYEMCDNKAFRSTVSYLIVRDLVHEKVFAKALETLGVNWGKSLPVPRIDTSNMPEVRDLESKNLHNQMWTFSNKGEVSLLDRIFKGDSPFDDGGKLEVIEGFPEGVEIPNMPEAPQEFSPGLDADLKQLTEFKIKG, from the coding sequence ATGTTTTTATCAGTAAAAAGAATACCTCACATGATACCACCGGCAGACAAACCAGATCCCAAAGCAGCACAAGCTTTGCAGGAAGGGCTTGGGGGTCAATTTGGGGAAATGCGTACTATGATGCAATATTTTTTCCAAAATATGAATTTTAGAGGCGATGCAAAACCATATCAGGATTTACTAAGGAGCATGGCAACTGAAGAAATGGGCCATGTTGAACAAATTACCAATACAATAAACGTACTCTTGGAAGGTTCTTCTAATAATACAGATCAACCAAATGAATTACCTTTGTCAATCGCTTTAGAAGCACCAAATATTCACCATTTCTTAGTTGCAGCACAAAGCGCGCGTCCTGTAGATGCGGCAGGCAATCCATGGACTGCCTCCTATGTTTACGATAGCGGAAATTTGGTATTAAACATGTTGTATAATTTGATGCTGGAAGCGACTGGAAGGCTGCAAAAATGCAGGTTATACGAGATGTGTGATAATAAGGCCTTTAGATCAACAGTATCATATTTGATAGTGAGAGATCTAGTACACGAAAAAGTTTTTGCAAAGGCCTTGGAAACTCTAGGTGTGAACTGGGGCAAATCTCTACCTGTTCCTAGAATAGATACATCGAATATGCCGGAAGTCAGGGATCTAGAAAGTAAAAATTTGCACAATCAGATGTGGACGTTTTCAAATAAAGGAGAAGTATCGTTATTAGACAGGATATTTAAGGGAGATTCTCCATTTGATGATGGAGGTAAGCTTGAAGTAATTGAAGGCTTTCCTGAAGGAGTTGAGATACCAAATATGCCAGAAGCTCCTCAAGAATTTTCACCTGGCTTAGATGCTGATCTTAAACAATTAACAGAGTTTAAAATAAAAGGTTGA